The proteins below are encoded in one region of Populus alba chromosome 2, ASM523922v2, whole genome shotgun sequence:
- the LOC118056209 gene encoding S-adenosyl-L-methionine-dependent tRNA 4-demethylwyosine synthase, with protein sequence MSLTSTPARFTLLALLSATTIYCFYKSRRLKKISLNPNPNKPKLFFISQTGTSKTLAHRLHNLLASNNLHFDLIDPQNYEPEDLFKEKLVIIIASTWEDGKPPQNAKFFANWLAESADDFRVGSLMLSECKFAVFGVGSRAYGETFNAVAKDFSRRLRDLGAKEVVGVGEGDVDGGELDGVFEEWSGRLAKVLKGESVENGEDCGNGVVVIDESDDDEDDGGVESDIVDLEDIAGKGPSRRSLVVAQSNGKLNGENGKLDGKKEMVTPVIRASLEKQGYKIIGSHSGVKICRWTKSQLRGRGGCYKHSFYGIESHRCMEATPSLACANKCVFCWRHHTNPVGKSWQWKMDDPLEIVNSAIDLHTKMIKQMKGVPGVTLERLNEGLSPRHCALSLVGEPIMYPEINTLVDELHRRQISTFLVTNAQFPDKIQMLKPVTQLYVSVDAATKESLKAIDRPLFGDFWERFIDSLKSLKEKQQRTVYRLTLVKGWNTEDLDAYFNLFSTGQPDFIEIKGVTYCGSSATSKLTMENVPWHSDVKAFSEALALKSKGEYEVACEHVHSCCVLLAKTEKFKVDGQWFTWIDYDKFHDLVASGKPFDSKDYMAATPSWAVYGAEEGGFDPDQSRYRKERHHKTNH encoded by the exons ATGTCCCTAACCTCCACTCCCGCTCGCTTTACTCTCCTTGCTCTCCTCTCCGCCACCACAATCTATTGCTTCTACAAATCTCGCCGCCTCAAAAAAAtctccctaaaccctaaccctaacaaACCCAAACTCTTCTTCATCTCCCAAACTGGCACTTCCAAAACCCTAGCTCATCGTCTCCACAATCTCCTAGCCTCAAACAATCTCCATTTTGACCTCATCGACCCTCAGAATTACGAGCCTGAGGATCTCTTCAAAGAAAAACTGGTCATAATCATCGCTTCCACTTGGGAAGATGGTAAACCACCTCAAAATGCCAAATTCTTCGCGAATTGGCTTGCCGAAAGCGCTGACGACTTCCGTGTCGGTTCGTTGATGCTCTCGGAATGTAAGTTCGCGGTTTTCGGTGTTGGAAGTAGAGCTTATGGCGAGACATTTAATGCTGTGGCTAAAGATTTTTCGCGGCGGTTGAGGGATTTGGGAGCGAAGGAGGTTGTGGGAGTTGGGGAGGGTGATGTGGATGGTGGTGAATTGGATGGGGTTTTTGAGGAGTGGAGTGGGAGATTAGCTAAGGTTTTGAAAGGAGAGAGTGTGGAGAATGGAGAGGATTGTGGAAATGGAGTGGTTGTTATTGATGAGAGCGATGACGATGAGGACGATGGTGGGGTGGAGTCGGACATTGTTGATCTTGAAGATATTGCGGGTAAAGGGCCGTCAAGGAGGTCACTTGTCGTGGCTCAAAGTAATGGGAAATTAAATGGAGAGAATGGGAAATTGGATGGTAAAAAAGAAATGGTGACTCCGGTGATCAGAGCAAGCTTAGAAAAGCAG GGATACAAAATCATTGGTTCGCATAGTGGTGTTAAGATTTGTAGATGGACCAAATCACAACTTAGAGGGCGAGGAGGATGCTACAAGCACTCTTTTTATGGAATCGAAAGTCATAG GTGCATGGAGGCAACTCCTAGTTTGGCATGCGCCAACAAATGTGTTTTCTGTTGGAGACATCACACAAATCCAGTAGGAAAGAGTTGGCAGTGGAAAATGGATGATCCTCTGGAGATTGTGAATTCTGCCATTGATCTGCATACAAAGATGATTAAGCAAATGAAAGGAGTTCCTG GTGTTACTCTTGAGCGATTGAATGAAGGTCTCTCTCCCAGGCATTGTGCTTTATCACTTGTTGGTGAACCTATTATGTATCCAGAGATTAATACACTAGTGGATGAGTTGCACCGAAGGCAGATATCCACATTTCTAGTAACAAATGCACAGTTCCCTGACAAGATTCAAATGCTGAAGCCTGTAACCCAG TTATATGTCAGTGTAGATGCTGCAACAAAGGAAAGCCTGAAGGCAATTGATAGACCACTTTTTGGTGATTTTTGGGAGCGATTCATT GATTCTTTGAAATCCCTTAAGGAGAAGCAACAACGGACTGTTTATCGTCTGACACTGGTTAAAGGATGGAACACAGAGGATTTAGATGCTTATTTTAACCTCTTTAGCACCGGACAGCCTGATTTCATTGAAATCAAAGGCGTTACCTACTGTGGATC GTCCGCCACATCAAAGTTGACGATGGAGAATGTGCCTTGGCATTCTGATGTGAAAGCTTTCTCAGAGGCCTTGGCTCTTAAAAGCAAAGGGGAATATGAGGTTGCTTGTGAGCATGTCCACTCATGTTGTGTCCTTTTGGCAAAAACTGAGAAGTTCAAAGTTGATGGCCAATGGTTCACTTGGATAGATTATGACAAGTTCCATGATCTG GTTGCTTCTGGTAAACCTTTCGATAGCAAGGACTACATGGCTGCCACACCATCTTGGGCTGTTTATGGAGCTGAAGAAGGTGGATTTGATCCGGATCAATCTCGGTATAGGAAAGAGCGACATCATAAGACCAACCACTGA